One Ornithinicoccus hortensis genomic window, CTTCTCCAGGCTTCGTCGTCGTTACGCCGTTGGCGCGCTCCTGACTCTCCGCAATATCCCACGACAGGTTCGGTCCCGCCGACAAGCGGAATCGCCGGACGCACCATAGCCGACTGGAGCTCCCGTCGAGTCAGCCCCGGCGGGAGCCTACGCACGGAGTCCGGCGAGGTCGAGACGGTCGCGGTACAGGAAGCACACGGCGACGAACACCGCTCCGGCGCACGCTGCGGCGCCGAGCATTGCGATGACGCCCTCCCCCGCAGTCAGGCGAACAATCACTGCCGGAACGCCAGTCGCGACCGCTGCGACGAGGAGCCGACTCCCTGTGATCCGCAACTCGGGCTGGACACCCACTAGCTTCTTGACCTGCCACACAGCTAAACCCGCGTCGACGAGCATGGCCGATGCCCAGGCGATGGCGGCGCCGATGATCCCCAGCGCCGGAACTAGCGCGAGATTGCCCACGACCATGATGAACAGGGCCACTGCCTTGTTCACGGCGGCCCAACCCGAGTGCCCGCTCATAAGCAGCAGCGAGTGGATGTTTCCCGCCATGAAGGTGAGGGAGACACCGAGGCACAGCACCATCAGCGCAGTTGCGCCCTCCGTGAAGCCCGACCCCAAGAGGGACAGCGCAGCCGGGGCAAACACGGCAAGGATCACGAAGCCCGGGGTAGCAAACAGCACCAGCCAACCAGCCGCCGTCCGATACAGGCCCTGAAGCTCGGCGAGTCGCCCCTCGTGCATGAGGGCGCTGAACCGTGGCGACACGATCACTCGGATCGCGACGTCGATCATGAGTCCGGCCGCAATGAACCGACTCGCCGCACCATAGATGCCAGCCGCGGACGCCGTGGACAGCAAACCCACCACGAGAACGTCCAGCCAGACTAAGCCCTGCTCCAAGGCAGCCGAGACCGTCCGTGGCAAGGAGAAACCGATGACGCGGCGGATTTGCCCTCGAGTGGGCAGCCAGCCTGATAATCCCCCAACAGCCCCCTCGACCTTCTGAAGTTGCGCGCGGATAAGCAACAGCAAGATGGCCAGGGCCAAGACGAGCGGAAGCGCCCATGCCACGGTCGCGGCAACTGCTCCTCCGCCAGCCAAGACGACAGCGACGACCAGGAGTGGTCGAGCGCCTGGCAAGAAGATACTCCCGACGGCTACGAAGGGGACCACCTGTCCGAATGCCCTGACGACGGCCAAGGCCACCAGAACAAGGGCGCCGA contains:
- a CDS encoding polysaccharide biosynthesis C-terminal domain-containing protein, with product MAASERTQLAKGVSVTFVGSVVSAALGFVLTFALARLLGEAGAGVVMQAMGVFTIVTVIGKLGLDSAALWLLPRLLIDHPAGIRGVLTFALSLTAVVGVLLGLGIWWAAPLVWRASDEGPVGESIQSIAWAVPLGALVLVALAVVRAFGQVVPFVAVGSIFLPGARPLLVVAVVLAGGGAVAATVAWALPLVLALAILLLLIRAQLQKVEGAVGGLSGWLPTRGQIRRVIGFSLPRTVSAALEQGLVWLDVLVVGLLSTASAAGIYGAASRFIAAGLMIDVAIRVIVSPRFSALMHEGRLAELQGLYRTAAGWLVLFATPGFVILAVFAPAALSLLGSGFTEGATALMVLCLGVSLTFMAGNIHSLLLMSGHSGWAAVNKAVALFIMVVGNLALVPALGIIGAAIAWASAMLVDAGLAVWQVKKLVGVQPELRITGSRLLVAAVATGVPAVIVRLTAGEGVIAMLGAAACAGAVFVAVCFLYRDRLDLAGLRA